The Allorhodopirellula heiligendammensis genomic interval AGAAGCTCGTTCATCGCTGTGGTCATGCCATTCTCAAGGACTTGCGACCCGATCTTTCGTTGCCCGATGAGGACGTCGGATTTGACCCCGGCGTGAATTAGCAATCGCCCATGGGACGTTACGTGATTGGCGATGTTCATGGATGCGCCAAAGCATTGCGCTCGTTGCACATGGCGCTGAAGCTCGGCTCAAACGATGAAGTCGTTTTTCTAGGCGATTACGTTGATCGAGGGCCGAATTCGAAAGATGTGATTGAGCAATTGATCAATCTCAGCCAGTGTTGCCGCGTGATCGCATTGCGGGGAAATCATGAGGTCATGTTGCAAGCGGTCGTCACTCACGGAAGTGATGATTCGATCTGGATGCGGAGCGGCGGGAAGGCGACCGTGGTGAGCTATGGTGGCTCGATCACGAAGATTCCGTCGGCGCATCTTGAGTTCTTTCACGGCTTGCGCCGCTGTCATGAAACGGAGCAAGAGATCTTCGTTCACGCGATGTACGATCCGCAACAGAGTATCGCTGCACAGAGTGATGAGTTGACCTACTGGACCCACCTTCCTCACCCATTGCCAGTTGCCCACACCAGCGGGAAGAGGGTGTATGTGGGGCATACCCCGCAGCCACGAGGGGAGGTTTTATGGCGGGCGCATCTCGTGGGCGTCGACACGTACTGTTTTGGTGGAGGGTACTTAAGTGCTGTCGACTTGGAAACTGGAGTGGTGACACAATCCGACCGCCACGGTCATATCCGCCGAGTTCCCATCGAGCGTGCCTGGCACGCGCTGGCACGCTGGAAGGGTTGGCTGCGTGGCAAGTGACCGGCTCGGCGGGTGCATCCCGCTATCGCGATCGCGGAGCGTTCAGGCACTCGGCGGTGTGATTCGTGGTGTGGACGCTAGCCCCGGTTTGCGGATCCTGCAGTTTCGAAGTTAATTCTTGGCGGGCGATAGCCTGTAATCATCTTCTCCGCTGCGCAAGGCGGGTGAGGTAACTCGTTCACTCACAAGGCAGTTCGAATACTGCACAACCACATTGAAGAGCAAGGAACCGACAACCGTTGCTCGCGGACCGTTGATTTACTAATTCGACGCGTCCGCGATGAAAACATGTTTCGCTCTGCGCTGTCGCTGCGGGCTCGCATAGGCACATTGAATTGGCGAACGCGCGAAATCGATGGCGGCTAGCGTCTTTCCCTCACAAGGTCGACGCCGGTCCAGCTGAGCTCAGTTGGGCGATCAATTTCTCCGGTGCATCGTGAGTGTACTCGATATCCTGGGACGTCTTTTCAGCCAGAGTTTTGATTTGGACTCGGTTACCCGCCCATTCATCTCCGCCAGCGATGATGGCGTACGCAAAGCCGTGGGCGTCGGCATACTTGAGCTGTGCCTTTAGCTTTCGAGGCTCCGGGTAGACTTCCGTGCCGATGCCGACGCGACGCAAGTTGGTGGCCAACCGCAGATAATCGTCGCGATGGTCCTTGTCGAAATAGGGGATGAAGACCGGGCAGGGCTTGCTCGTCGACGATAGTCGCTGCAGGGTTTCCAATGCTGCGAGTAAACGGTCAAGTCCCAGTGACGCACCGATGCCGGGCAGATGTTCTTTCGTATACAGTCCCGCGAGATTGTCGTACCGTCCGCCGCTGCACACGCTGCCGATCGACGGTAGTTCGTCGAGCGTTGTTTCAAAGATCACGCCCGTGTAGTAGTCCAATCCTCGGGCGATCGAAACGTCGATCGTCATGCGATCGGGGGAAACGCCTGAAGCGACGGCCCCCTCATAGATCTCCCGCAGTCTTGTTGCGCCGTCTTGGGCGGTCTGATTGTCACCGATGATCGACGGCAACATGGCGAACACCTCATCAGCGGAGCCGTCACACTCGGCGAGTCGCAGAACCTGCTCGGACTGTTCTGCGGTAATGCCCGCTGATTCCACCATCTCCTTGGCTGTTAACTCGCGACCGATCTTTCCCAACTTGTCGAGGCTGCGGAGGATTGGTGTTGTTTTATCAGCCAGGCCGAGCGACTCGAGCAAACCACTGAGAATTGCCCGGTTGTTGATACTGATCGTGAACGCGTCGATTCCGATCGCGCGAAGCAGTGCGTCAATGACCGTGACCGCTTCGATATCCGCGAGCACCGACTGCGTCCCAATGGTATCAAAATCACATTGGTAGAATTCTCGATATCGTCCTGCTTGAGGATTCTCCCCACGCCACACCGGGGCAATTTGATAGCGTTTGAAGGGCGTTCCCAACTGGCCGATATGCTGGGCGGCGAACCTTGCCAACGGTACGGTGAGGTCGAATCGCA includes:
- a CDS encoding metallophosphoesterase family protein produces the protein MGRYVIGDVHGCAKALRSLHMALKLGSNDEVVFLGDYVDRGPNSKDVIEQLINLSQCCRVIALRGNHEVMLQAVVTHGSDDSIWMRSGGKATVVSYGGSITKIPSAHLEFFHGLRRCHETEQEIFVHAMYDPQQSIAAQSDELTYWTHLPHPLPVAHTSGKRVYVGHTPQPRGEVLWRAHLVGVDTYCFGGGYLSAVDLETGVVTQSDRHGHIRRVPIERAWHALARWKGWLRGK
- the hisS gene encoding histidine--tRNA ligase, which produces MPLIQPRTLKGFRDYLPAAMIPRERIMETARQTFRSFGFAPIDTPTLEHLEILTGKGSEETDRQLYQFIDAGKRPVGMRFDLTVPLARFAAQHIGQLGTPFKRYQIAPVWRGENPQAGRYREFYQCDFDTIGTQSVLADIEAVTVIDALLRAIGIDAFTISINNRAILSGLLESLGLADKTTPILRSLDKLGKIGRELTAKEMVESAGITAEQSEQVLRLAECDGSADEVFAMLPSIIGDNQTAQDGATRLREIYEGAVASGVSPDRMTIDVSIARGLDYYTGVIFETTLDELPSIGSVCSGGRYDNLAGLYTKEHLPGIGASLGLDRLLAALETLQRLSSTSKPCPVFIPYFDKDHRDDYLRLATNLRRVGIGTEVYPEPRKLKAQLKYADAHGFAYAIIAGGDEWAGNRVQIKTLAEKTSQDIEYTHDAPEKLIAQLSSAGPASTL